A window of the Pseudoalteromonas sp. A25 genome harbors these coding sequences:
- the ubiG gene encoding bifunctional 2-polyprenyl-6-hydroxyphenol methylase/3-demethylubiquinol 3-O-methyltransferase UbiG, which yields MTEHQNVDPQEIAKFEQIADRWWDTEGEFKPLHDINPLRLDFINDKSHGIFGKQVLDVGCGGGILTESMAKLGAIAQGIDMGQEPLNVAKLHSLESGIKVDYQKISVEEFAQQNPESFDIVTCMEMLEHVPDPASIISSVAALAKPGASVFFSTLNKTTKAYLLAIVGAEKLLKMVPEGTHNHDKFIRPSILINWAEQAGLKVRASAGISYNPLSKTFTLSDDVSVNYLLHFEKLA from the coding sequence ATGACCGAACATCAAAATGTAGATCCACAAGAAATCGCAAAATTTGAACAAATAGCGGATCGTTGGTGGGATACTGAAGGCGAATTTAAGCCTTTGCATGATATTAACCCATTGCGCTTAGACTTTATAAACGATAAATCTCACGGAATATTTGGCAAGCAAGTGTTAGATGTAGGCTGTGGTGGTGGTATTCTTACCGAAAGCATGGCTAAACTCGGTGCAATTGCACAAGGCATAGACATGGGACAAGAGCCTTTAAATGTGGCAAAACTGCACAGCTTAGAATCAGGTATTAAAGTTGATTACCAAAAAATCTCTGTTGAGGAGTTTGCACAGCAAAACCCTGAGTCATTCGACATCGTAACCTGCATGGAAATGTTAGAACACGTACCCGATCCCGCTTCTATTATCTCCTCGGTTGCAGCGCTTGCAAAACCCGGTGCAAGTGTATTTTTTTCAACATTAAATAAAACCACAAAAGCCTATCTTTTAGCCATAGTGGGGGCAGAAAAGTTATTAAAAATGGTACCAGAAGGTACACATAATCACGACAAATTTATCCGCCCTTCCATTTTAATTAACTGGGCAGAGCAAGCCGGGTTGAAAGTAAGAGCAAGTGCTGGCATCAGTTACAACCCACTTAGCAAAACATTTACGCTCAGCGACGATGTAAGTGTCAATTATCTGCTGCACTTTGAGAAATTAGCATGA
- a CDS encoding HAD family hydrolase codes for MIEAVIFDLDGTLLDTCDDLGAALNYTLKLHNKPCVPKDIYSPAISNGVQALLEVGFQEELVNYELATLKQTLLDHYAQNIAVHSRCFKGIKTLLEEIERKGIKVGIMTNKPTFLTLPLLECIDELKSIKVVVCGDTLDEAKPSPKPLLHAAKQLGVQPSACFYVGDAARDIEAAKAANMLSVTALWGYVPSKAVAQSWQADLNLTKPESLISHI; via the coding sequence ATGATTGAAGCGGTAATTTTTGACTTAGATGGCACTTTGCTAGATACATGTGATGATCTCGGTGCAGCGCTTAATTACACGTTAAAGTTGCATAACAAGCCTTGTGTGCCAAAAGACATATACAGTCCAGCGATTTCGAATGGCGTTCAAGCGTTGTTGGAGGTTGGTTTTCAAGAGGAATTAGTCAATTATGAACTCGCAACTTTAAAGCAAACATTATTGGATCACTACGCGCAAAATATTGCTGTTCACAGTCGTTGTTTTAAAGGGATAAAAACACTCTTAGAAGAAATAGAACGCAAGGGTATTAAAGTTGGCATTATGACCAACAAACCTACTTTTTTGACACTCCCATTGCTTGAATGCATCGATGAGCTTAAAAGTATCAAAGTTGTTGTATGCGGTGATACGTTGGATGAGGCCAAACCCTCACCAAAGCCATTATTGCATGCGGCCAAACAATTGGGCGTTCAACCAAGTGCTTGTTTTTATGTTGGTGACGCAGCCAGAGACATCGAAGCAGCTAAAGCGGCAAATATGCTCTCAGTCACTGCGCTATGGGGATACGTACCAAGTAAAGCGGTTGCTCAGAGCTGGCAAGCAGATCTGAATTTAACTAAGCCAGAATCTCTAATTTCTCATATATAG
- the nrdA gene encoding class 1a ribonucleoside-diphosphate reductase subunit alpha, producing MNQQLSVSKRNGRKEPLDLDKIHRVITWAAEGLNNVSVSQVELKSHIQFYDGIRTEDIHETIIKAAADLIDKESPDYQYLAARLAIFHLRKKAYGQFEPPRLYDHVTKLVEDKRYDPHLLVDYTEQELDELDSYVDHSRDLNFSYAAVKQLEGKYLVQNRVTGEIYESAQFLYILVAASLFSDYPKETRLDYIKRFYDAISLFKISLPTPIMAGVRTPTRQFSSCVLIECGDSLDSINATSSAIVKYVSQRAGIGINAGRIRALGSPIRNGEAYHTGCIPFYKHFQTAVKSCSQGGVRGGAATLFYPLWHLEVENLLVLKNNRGVEENRVRHLDYGVQFNKTMYTRLIKDGYITLFSPSDVPGLYDAFFEDQEKFEQLYEQYEQDESIRKKRIKAIELFSMFAQERASTGRIYLQNVDHCNTHSPFDSKVAPIRQSNLCLEIALPTKPLNNVNDPDGEIALCTLSAFNLGALESLDELEELAELAVRALDNLLDFQDYPVPAAQNATMGRRTLGIGVINYAYYLAKNGVKYSDGSANGLTHRTFEAIQYYLMKASNELAKERGACPLFNETTYSQGIMPIDTYKRDLDKICEEPLHLDWDSLRQSIKEHGMRNSTLSALMPSETSSQISNATNGIEPPRGHISVKASKDGILKQVVPEYERLKNSYELLWDIPSNDGYLGLVGIMQKFVDQTISANTNYDPNKFEGGKVPMKLLLKDLLTAYKLGVKTLYYHNTRDGASDSQDELKAQVEDDDCAGGACKI from the coding sequence ATGAACCAACAGTTATCTGTCAGCAAAAGAAACGGCCGCAAAGAGCCGCTTGATTTAGATAAAATCCACCGCGTGATCACTTGGGCAGCGGAAGGCTTAAACAATGTTTCTGTGTCTCAAGTCGAACTTAAATCCCACATTCAGTTTTATGATGGAATTCGCACTGAGGATATTCATGAAACGATTATTAAAGCAGCTGCCGACTTAATCGACAAAGAATCGCCTGATTATCAATATCTAGCTGCGCGCCTAGCCATTTTTCATCTGCGAAAAAAAGCTTATGGCCAATTCGAGCCGCCACGTCTTTATGATCATGTTACCAAGCTGGTAGAAGATAAGCGCTATGACCCCCACCTTCTTGTAGATTACACAGAGCAAGAACTGGATGAACTGGACAGTTATGTTGACCATAGTCGCGACTTAAACTTTAGCTATGCGGCTGTAAAACAGCTAGAAGGCAAATATTTAGTACAGAACCGAGTAACAGGTGAAATATACGAAAGTGCACAGTTTCTGTACATTTTAGTAGCTGCGAGCCTATTCTCTGACTATCCAAAAGAAACGCGTTTGGACTATATAAAGCGTTTTTATGATGCAATCTCGCTGTTTAAGATTTCATTGCCAACACCGATTATGGCTGGCGTACGTACACCAACTCGCCAATTTAGCTCTTGTGTTTTAATTGAGTGCGGAGACAGCCTTGACTCTATCAATGCGACCTCATCTGCAATCGTTAAATATGTAAGCCAACGTGCAGGTATTGGTATTAATGCTGGTCGCATTCGTGCGCTAGGTAGCCCAATTCGCAATGGTGAAGCTTATCACACAGGCTGTATTCCGTTTTATAAACACTTTCAAACAGCCGTTAAAAGCTGTTCACAAGGCGGCGTTCGCGGCGGTGCAGCTACATTGTTCTACCCACTGTGGCACTTAGAAGTTGAAAACCTGTTGGTTTTAAAAAATAACCGCGGCGTAGAAGAAAACCGCGTTCGCCACTTAGATTATGGCGTACAGTTTAACAAAACAATGTACACCCGCTTGATTAAAGATGGCTATATTACTTTGTTCAGCCCATCAGACGTACCAGGTTTATACGATGCATTCTTTGAAGATCAAGAAAAATTCGAGCAACTGTACGAGCAATATGAACAAGATGAGTCTATTCGTAAAAAGCGCATAAAAGCCATTGAGCTTTTCTCAATGTTTGCTCAAGAGCGCGCAAGTACGGGCCGAATTTATCTTCAAAATGTCGATCACTGTAATACTCACAGTCCATTCGACTCAAAAGTTGCACCGATTCGCCAGTCGAATCTTTGCCTAGAAATTGCTTTGCCAACCAAGCCGTTGAATAATGTAAACGACCCTGATGGTGAAATTGCTCTATGTACCTTGTCAGCCTTTAACTTAGGTGCACTAGAGTCATTGGACGAGCTTGAAGAACTAGCTGAGTTGGCAGTCAGAGCACTTGATAACTTACTCGATTTCCAAGATTACCCTGTACCTGCAGCACAAAACGCAACAATGGGGCGTCGTACATTGGGTATTGGTGTGATCAACTATGCTTATTACCTAGCTAAAAATGGCGTTAAATATTCAGACGGCAGCGCTAATGGCCTAACACACCGTACTTTTGAAGCCATACAGTACTACTTAATGAAGGCATCAAACGAGTTGGCAAAAGAACGTGGAGCATGCCCTCTATTTAATGAGACAACGTATTCACAAGGCATTATGCCAATTGATACTTATAAGCGTGACTTAGATAAAATTTGTGAAGAGCCGCTTCATTTGGACTGGGATAGTTTACGTCAAAGCATTAAAGAGCACGGTATGCGTAATTCAACCCTGTCAGCATTAATGCCATCAGAAACATCATCGCAAATCTCAAATGCGACCAACGGAATAGAACCGCCTAGGGGTCACATAAGCGTTAAGGCGAGTAAAGATGGCATTCTTAAGCAAGTTGTTCCTGAGTATGAACGCTTAAAAAATAGCTATGAACTGCTTTGGGATATTCCATCAAATGACGGTTACCTAGGACTGGTTGGTATCATGCAAAAGTTTGTCGACCAAACTATTTCGGCAAATACTAACTACGACCCGAATAAATTTGAAGGCGGTAAAGTTCCAATGAAGCTATTGCTTAAAGATTTATTAACGGCTTACAAACTAGGTGTTAAAACGCTTTATTATCACAATACCCGCGATGGCGCTTCAGATTCACAGGATGAGTTAAAAGCTCAAGTGGAAGATGATGATTGTGCAGGCGGCGCTTGTAAAATATAA